The Euphorbia lathyris chromosome 8, ddEupLath1.1, whole genome shotgun sequence genome has a window encoding:
- the LOC136203425 gene encoding uncharacterized protein isoform X1, with protein sequence MGKMKSGNRKRKVRKSQFSSTPIDEIDTIFPILLAALSNHGNQPNFQTTVKKCLDKLHSQFSKSLTLPLSPEGTLPASMLSVLPILLTCRCSQIACRCAEIVGAASLHSLQLNEQIALDDEIVRALISALGSSGRRVPMAACNALLDLSTTSIGRQRLLELSALERLIIVFLQVAVSSTSISLFAGDRTFGCSRIAMNQERQVTFLQATISLINTCNIEQLENIPRKLSESFLVVLKNMWGVVHSQSFLGYPMICTPDRQLCIGNITVNNLAESIFRLCASTNQFAPLQSVLVKRRLFGWSEHSFENFMLHNWEVSPFLVRRTSESSIEGDDIFSPFTESLNYKELSYAFLSPMLRSFISCLPIESDELDILKFLEEGRNELGCPIIYQQDIRVLRTEKQSRRELHFFHETLDPSNTRTPYIFSLADITKCEEAYREGCTIALRGLEFRFASIAAVADTLASLFGQPSVGANLYLTPPNSQGLACHYDDHCVFVCQIYGNKQWTVFSEPSMQLPRLYDHVDSQQCLNSESTLANRKTLFLSEGDVLYVPRGFAHEACTENTGSGELGRFSLHVTFGIEVEPPFEWAGFAHVALHRWNQTGKQLDHACSDPLSGILNVVTIYVLHAMIELLGASDPTFRKACLVAALSLPLDREDRLYCDQKTIFHYLIIKISTKSSFLEALRILEVAIQKKEDLGLRLKWLELLNEDRDITRGNGWNIPFMGIENLFPVYVQHQEHAEATFMQIKTKFCYDASFEDVINSYRMLFEKYKKARKHYLNGMLSLHCK encoded by the exons ATGGGGAAGATGAAGTCTGGCAATCGCAAGAGAAAAGTAAGAAAATCTCAATTCTCTTCCACTCCAATCGACGAAATCGATACTATATTTCCTATCTTGCTTGCTGCGCTCTCCAATCATGGCAACCAACCCAATTTTCAAACTACGGTGAAGAAATGCCTTGATAAGTTGCATTCGCAGTTCTCAAAATCCCTTACTCTTCCCTTATCTCCTGAAGGAACTCTTCCAGCTTCCATGCTCTCCGTGCTTCCCATTCTCCTCACTTGCAG GTGTTCGCAGATTGCGTGTCGTTGCGCCGAGATTGTAGGGGCAGCTTCGCTGCATTCCTtgcaattgaatgaacaaattgCATTGGATGATGAAATTGTGAGGGCTCTAATTTCGGCTCTCGGGAGTTCTGGGAGGAGAGTTCCAATGGCTGCTTGTAATGCTCTCTTGGATTTGTCCACCACTTCAATTGGAAGGCAGCGGCTGTTGGAGCTATCCGCTTTAGAGAGGCTAAT AATTGTATTTCTTCAGGTTGCTGTATCGTCAACATCTATTTCGTTATTTGCTGGGGACAGAACTTTTGGTTGTAGTAGGATAGCAATGAACCAAGAAAGACAGGTCACATTTCTTCAGGCAACAATATCTCTAATTAACACCTGCAACATTGAGCAGTTagaaaacatcccaagaaaACTATCTGAAAGTTTCTTGgtagttttgaaaaatatgtgGGGAGTAGTACATAGTCAAAGCTTTCTTGGCTACCCTATGATATGCACTCCAGATAGACAACTGTGCATCGGCAATATTACAGTAAACAATCTAGCAGAAAGCATTTTTAGGCTGTGTGCTAGTACCAATCAATTTGCTCCTTTGCAATCTGTTTTGGTCAAAAGAAGGCTTTTTGGTTGGAGTGAGCATAGTTTTGAGAATTTCATGTTGCACAACTGGGAAGTATCACCCTTTCTTGTCAGAAGAACATCAGAATCTTCTATTGAGGGTGATGACATTTTTTCTCCATTTACAGAATCTCTCAACTATAAGGAATTGTCTTATGCATTTCTTTCTCCCATGCTTCGGAGTTTCATTTCTTGTTTACCTATAGAGTCAGACGAATTAGACATCTTAAAATTCCTTGAGGAGGGGAGAAATGAATTGGGTTGCCCAATAATCTATCAGCAGGATATACGTGTACTAAGAACAGAAAAACAATCCAGAAGGGAGCTTCATTTCTTTCATGAGACTTTAGACCCAAGCAACACTAGAACTCCTTATATTTTCTCTCTTGCGGATATTACAAAATGCGAAGAAGCATACAGAGAGGGCTGTACAATTGCTTTGCGGGGGTTGGAGTTCCGCTTTGCTAGTATTGCAGCAGTAGCTGATACCTTAGCATCTTTGTTTGGTCAACCCTCAGTGGGTGCAAATTTATATTTGACACCACCAAACTCTCAGGGATTAGCTTGTCACTATGATGATCACTGTGTTTTTGTATGCCAAATCTACGGAAATAAGCAATGGACAGTATTTTCTGAACCAAGCATGCAGCTACCTCGCTTGTATGATCATGTTGATAGCCAACAGTGTTTAAATTCCGAGAGCACGTTGGCGAATAGAAAAACACTTTTCCTAAGTGAAGGTGACGTCTTATACGTTCCAAGAGGATTTGCTCATGAGGCATGCACAGAAAATACTGGGTCTGGTGAACTTGGCAGATTTTCCTTACATGTTACATTTGGAATTGAAGTGGAACCTCCTTTTGA GTGGGCAGGATTTGCACATGTTGCACTTCACCGTTGGAACCAGACAGGGAAACAGCTTGATCATGCATGCTCTGATCCATTGTCTGGAATTCTGAATGTAGTTACCATATATGTGTTGCATGCTATGATTGAGCTACTTGGTGCTTCTGATCCCACCTTTAGGAAGGCATGCTTGGTTGCTGCACTTTCTTTGCCATTGGATAGGGAGGATAGGCTTTACTGTGACCAGAAAACCATTTTTCATTATCTGATTATTAAAATTAGTACAAAGTCTAGCTTCCTGGAGGCCCTAAGGATTCTTGAAGTGGCTATTCAAAAGAAAGAAGATCTTGGTTTGCGTTTAAAGTGGCTCGAGCTTCTTAATGAAGATAGAGACATTACTCGAGGAAATGGCTGGAATATACCCTTCATGGGAATTGAAAATTTGTTCCCAGTATATGTACAGCACCAAGAGCATGCCGAAGCTACATTCATGCAGATTAAAACCAAGTTCTGTTACGATGCATCTTTCGAGGATGTCATCAATAGCTATAGAATGCTATTTGAGAAGTATAAGAAGGCTAGAAAACATTATTTGAATGGAATGCTTTCGCTACATTGCAAATGA
- the LOC136203425 gene encoding uncharacterized protein isoform X2: protein MAACNALLDLSTTSIGRQRLLELSALERLIIVFLQVAVSSTSISLFAGDRTFGCSRIAMNQERQVTFLQATISLINTCNIEQLENIPRKLSESFLVVLKNMWGVVHSQSFLGYPMICTPDRQLCIGNITVNNLAESIFRLCASTNQFAPLQSVLVKRRLFGWSEHSFENFMLHNWEVSPFLVRRTSESSIEGDDIFSPFTESLNYKELSYAFLSPMLRSFISCLPIESDELDILKFLEEGRNELGCPIIYQQDIRVLRTEKQSRRELHFFHETLDPSNTRTPYIFSLADITKCEEAYREGCTIALRGLEFRFASIAAVADTLASLFGQPSVGANLYLTPPNSQGLACHYDDHCVFVCQIYGNKQWTVFSEPSMQLPRLYDHVDSQQCLNSESTLANRKTLFLSEGDVLYVPRGFAHEACTENTGSGELGRFSLHVTFGIEVEPPFEWAGFAHVALHRWNQTGKQLDHACSDPLSGILNVVTIYVLHAMIELLGASDPTFRKACLVAALSLPLDREDRLYCDQKTIFHYLIIKISTKSSFLEALRILEVAIQKKEDLGLRLKWLELLNEDRDITRGNGWNIPFMGIENLFPVYVQHQEHAEATFMQIKTKFCYDASFEDVINSYRMLFEKYKKARKHYLNGMLSLHCK from the exons ATGGCTGCTTGTAATGCTCTCTTGGATTTGTCCACCACTTCAATTGGAAGGCAGCGGCTGTTGGAGCTATCCGCTTTAGAGAGGCTAAT AATTGTATTTCTTCAGGTTGCTGTATCGTCAACATCTATTTCGTTATTTGCTGGGGACAGAACTTTTGGTTGTAGTAGGATAGCAATGAACCAAGAAAGACAGGTCACATTTCTTCAGGCAACAATATCTCTAATTAACACCTGCAACATTGAGCAGTTagaaaacatcccaagaaaACTATCTGAAAGTTTCTTGgtagttttgaaaaatatgtgGGGAGTAGTACATAGTCAAAGCTTTCTTGGCTACCCTATGATATGCACTCCAGATAGACAACTGTGCATCGGCAATATTACAGTAAACAATCTAGCAGAAAGCATTTTTAGGCTGTGTGCTAGTACCAATCAATTTGCTCCTTTGCAATCTGTTTTGGTCAAAAGAAGGCTTTTTGGTTGGAGTGAGCATAGTTTTGAGAATTTCATGTTGCACAACTGGGAAGTATCACCCTTTCTTGTCAGAAGAACATCAGAATCTTCTATTGAGGGTGATGACATTTTTTCTCCATTTACAGAATCTCTCAACTATAAGGAATTGTCTTATGCATTTCTTTCTCCCATGCTTCGGAGTTTCATTTCTTGTTTACCTATAGAGTCAGACGAATTAGACATCTTAAAATTCCTTGAGGAGGGGAGAAATGAATTGGGTTGCCCAATAATCTATCAGCAGGATATACGTGTACTAAGAACAGAAAAACAATCCAGAAGGGAGCTTCATTTCTTTCATGAGACTTTAGACCCAAGCAACACTAGAACTCCTTATATTTTCTCTCTTGCGGATATTACAAAATGCGAAGAAGCATACAGAGAGGGCTGTACAATTGCTTTGCGGGGGTTGGAGTTCCGCTTTGCTAGTATTGCAGCAGTAGCTGATACCTTAGCATCTTTGTTTGGTCAACCCTCAGTGGGTGCAAATTTATATTTGACACCACCAAACTCTCAGGGATTAGCTTGTCACTATGATGATCACTGTGTTTTTGTATGCCAAATCTACGGAAATAAGCAATGGACAGTATTTTCTGAACCAAGCATGCAGCTACCTCGCTTGTATGATCATGTTGATAGCCAACAGTGTTTAAATTCCGAGAGCACGTTGGCGAATAGAAAAACACTTTTCCTAAGTGAAGGTGACGTCTTATACGTTCCAAGAGGATTTGCTCATGAGGCATGCACAGAAAATACTGGGTCTGGTGAACTTGGCAGATTTTCCTTACATGTTACATTTGGAATTGAAGTGGAACCTCCTTTTGA GTGGGCAGGATTTGCACATGTTGCACTTCACCGTTGGAACCAGACAGGGAAACAGCTTGATCATGCATGCTCTGATCCATTGTCTGGAATTCTGAATGTAGTTACCATATATGTGTTGCATGCTATGATTGAGCTACTTGGTGCTTCTGATCCCACCTTTAGGAAGGCATGCTTGGTTGCTGCACTTTCTTTGCCATTGGATAGGGAGGATAGGCTTTACTGTGACCAGAAAACCATTTTTCATTATCTGATTATTAAAATTAGTACAAAGTCTAGCTTCCTGGAGGCCCTAAGGATTCTTGAAGTGGCTATTCAAAAGAAAGAAGATCTTGGTTTGCGTTTAAAGTGGCTCGAGCTTCTTAATGAAGATAGAGACATTACTCGAGGAAATGGCTGGAATATACCCTTCATGGGAATTGAAAATTTGTTCCCAGTATATGTACAGCACCAAGAGCATGCCGAAGCTACATTCATGCAGATTAAAACCAAGTTCTGTTACGATGCATCTTTCGAGGATGTCATCAATAGCTATAGAATGCTATTTGAGAAGTATAAGAAGGCTAGAAAACATTATTTGAATGGAATGCTTTCGCTACATTGCAAATGA